A genomic region of Gossypium hirsutum isolate 1008001.06 chromosome D01, Gossypium_hirsutum_v2.1, whole genome shotgun sequence contains the following coding sequences:
- the LOC107921238 gene encoding probable peroxygenase 5 isoform X1, whose translation MAFSMPPEALLEGVGDAGAAKPSGSEQSVLEKHVAFFDRNHDGIVYPWETFEGFRAIGAGYLLSMTGAFLIHFALSSKTRPGKYPSPFFPIEVKNIHLAKHGSDSGVYDSDGRFVSLKFEEIFRKFARTHGNALTSGELMAMLKANREPQDYKGWIGSWTEWMTLYNLCKDNNGLLRKEIVKGVYDGSLFERMERDRKPHRK comes from the exons ATGGCTTTTTCTATGCCACCAGAAGCTCTTCTAGaag gAGTTGGTGATGCAGGGGCAGCTAAGCCTAGTGGTTCTGAACAAAGCGTTCTGGAAAAGCATGTTGCATTCTTTGACAGAAACCATGATGGCATCGTTTATCCATGGGAGACTTTTGAAG GTTTTCGAGCAATCGGGGCAGGTTATCTCTTGTCCATGACCGGTGCTTTCCTCATTCACTTTGCTCTCAGTAGCAAAACTCGCCCT GGGAAATATCCTTCTCCATTCTTTCCAATTGAGGTTAAAAACATCCACCTGGCTAAACATGGCAGTGACTCTGGTGTATATGACAGTGATGGAAG ATTTGTATCATTGAAGTTTGAAGAAATCTTCAGAAAGTTCGCCCGTACCCATGGCAATGCCTTAACATCTGGTGAACTCATGGCAATGCTCAAGGCCAACAGGGAACCACAGGATTACAAAGGATG GATTGGTAGTTGGACGGAATGGATGACATTATACAATCTTTGCAAGGACAACAATGGATTACTGAGGAAAGAAATAGTTAAAGGCGTTTATGATGGAAGCTTGTTCGAACGCATGGAGAGGGACAGAAAACCTCACAGAAAATAA
- the LOC107921238 gene encoding probable peroxygenase 4 isoform X2 has product MAFSMPPEALLEGAAKPSGSEQSVLEKHVAFFDRNHDGIVYPWETFEGFRAIGAGYLLSMTGAFLIHFALSSKTRPGKYPSPFFPIEVKNIHLAKHGSDSGVYDSDGRFVSLKFEEIFRKFARTHGNALTSGELMAMLKANREPQDYKGWIGSWTEWMTLYNLCKDNNGLLRKEIVKGVYDGSLFERMERDRKPHRK; this is encoded by the exons ATGGCTTTTTCTATGCCACCAGAAGCTCTTCTAGaag GGGCAGCTAAGCCTAGTGGTTCTGAACAAAGCGTTCTGGAAAAGCATGTTGCATTCTTTGACAGAAACCATGATGGCATCGTTTATCCATGGGAGACTTTTGAAG GTTTTCGAGCAATCGGGGCAGGTTATCTCTTGTCCATGACCGGTGCTTTCCTCATTCACTTTGCTCTCAGTAGCAAAACTCGCCCT GGGAAATATCCTTCTCCATTCTTTCCAATTGAGGTTAAAAACATCCACCTGGCTAAACATGGCAGTGACTCTGGTGTATATGACAGTGATGGAAG ATTTGTATCATTGAAGTTTGAAGAAATCTTCAGAAAGTTCGCCCGTACCCATGGCAATGCCTTAACATCTGGTGAACTCATGGCAATGCTCAAGGCCAACAGGGAACCACAGGATTACAAAGGATG GATTGGTAGTTGGACGGAATGGATGACATTATACAATCTTTGCAAGGACAACAATGGATTACTGAGGAAAGAAATAGTTAAAGGCGTTTATGATGGAAGCTTGTTCGAACGCATGGAGAGGGACAGAAAACCTCACAGAAAATAA